One genomic region from Sulfurimonas sp. encodes:
- a CDS encoding RNA methyltransferase encodes MKLIKIDTINIEELNIYHQLRDKAFTSDNSFIADSPKVVNILLKTNIEVKSILATLEYYEEFKELILQKDIAKLYVATKEQMQGIVGHKIHHNCMLHGIRPPESSLSELGEQIIMLDNITSSENVGSIARSAAGLGVGSYLLAKQSPHPFARRALRVSMGYASRLKIHRYADIFQTIKELKKDAYKIYAAEISLDATKLSQVKPSEKWVLLMGHEGQGISKEVLEICDETVSIEMSEDVKSFNVGVAASIMMYQFVNKV; translated from the coding sequence ATGAAATTGATTAAAATTGATACTATAAATATAGAAGAATTAAATATATATCATCAGCTAAGAGATAAAGCATTTACAAGTGATAATAGTTTTATAGCCGACTCCCCAAAGGTTGTAAATATTCTCTTAAAAACTAATATAGAAGTTAAAAGTATTTTAGCAACTTTAGAGTATTATGAAGAGTTTAAAGAGTTGATTTTACAAAAAGATATTGCTAAACTTTATGTTGCTACAAAAGAGCAGATGCAAGGTATAGTAGGGCATAAAATTCATCATAATTGTATGCTTCATGGCATCCGTCCGCCTGAGAGTTCTCTTAGTGAGTTGGGTGAGCAAATCATAATGCTTGATAATATAACTTCAAGTGAAAATGTCGGCTCAATCGCTAGAAGTGCGGCAGGACTTGGTGTTGGCTCTTACTTGTTAGCAAAACAATCTCCTCATCCATTTGCAAGACGAGCTTTGAGGGTTTCTATGGGTTATGCATCTAGACTTAAAATACATAGATATGCAGATATTTTTCAAACCATAAAAGAGCTAAAAAAAGATGCTTATAAAATATACGCGGCTGAAATAAGTCTAGATGCTACTAAGTTATCCCAAGTAAAACCGAGTGAAAAATGGGTACTTCTTATGGGGCACGAAGGACAAGGAATATCTAAAGAAGTCTTAGAAATATGCGATGAAACTGTAAGCATAGAGATGAGTGAAGATGTTAAAAGTTTTAATGTAGGAGTTGCTGCTTCTATTATGATGTATCAGTTTGTAAATAAGGTTTAG
- a CDS encoding glutathione peroxidase has product MSIYDYKVKMINGKEISMSRYKGKVLLIVNVASTCGMTPQYEGLEKLFKTYKKKGFMVLGFPSNEFGQQESEGNEEIAKFCKNTHQVNFDMFEKIKVNGDDAIPLYKFLRKEQKGLLWSEKIKWNFTKFLVDAKGNVLKRYASPTTPAGIESDIKELLEK; this is encoded by the coding sequence TTGAGTATATATGACTACAAGGTAAAGATGATTAATGGCAAAGAGATTTCTATGTCTAGGTATAAGGGTAAGGTTTTACTTATCGTAAATGTTGCAAGTACTTGTGGTATGACACCACAATATGAAGGGCTAGAGAAGCTTTTTAAAACTTACAAAAAGAAAGGTTTTATGGTTTTGGGTTTTCCATCAAATGAGTTTGGGCAACAAGAGAGTGAAGGAAATGAAGAAATTGCAAAGTTTTGTAAAAATACTCATCAAGTAAATTTTGATATGTTTGAGAAAATCAAGGTAAATGGAGATGATGCCATACCTCTTTATAAGTTCTTGAGAAAAGAACAAAAAGGGCTTTTGTGGAGTGAAAAAATCAAATGGAATTTTACAAAATTTTTAGTAGATGCTAAAGGAAATGTACTTAAAAGATACGCTTCACCAACAACTCCAGCTGGTATAGAGAGTGACATTAAGGAATTATTAGAAAAATAA
- the dbpA gene encoding ATP-dependent RNA helicase DbpA has protein sequence MKFSSLPLSKEMLHNLNEIGYKEMTDIQAESLPFILDGKDVIAQAKTGSGKTAAFGIGLLSRLKVKEFRVQSLILCPTRELADQVAKELRLLARGTHNVKILTLCGGAAFGPQLGSLRHGAHIIVGTPGRILKHLKKEILSLEHLEMLVLDEADRMLDMGFKEEIDEVLSFCKKRKQTLLFSATYADDVIQVSKNLQHEAVSIKTISTEKQNNIQERFYESSQHQKLEILIDIFSNFKPENVIVFTNTKIQAKELAQSLQKKKIDALAIHGELEQYERNDVLVQFANKSCPILVATDVAARGLDIKELSMVVNYDLPHLSETYTHRIGRTGRAGKDGLAFTLFCSHEIENIDEYKNETRLFEDASSLKKVNGFEMKPKYITLVIEGGKKDKVRAGDILGALTGDAGLQGSSIGKIDIYDRQSYVAIESKLIDEAHKKLNTGKIKNKNFSVWAL, from the coding sequence TTGAAATTTTCTTCACTCCCATTATCAAAAGAGATGCTACATAACCTTAATGAGATAGGTTATAAAGAAATGACTGATATTCAAGCAGAGTCTTTGCCTTTTATTTTAGATGGTAAAGATGTTATTGCCCAGGCAAAAACAGGTTCTGGAAAAACTGCTGCTTTTGGCATCGGGTTACTAAGTAGGCTCAAAGTAAAAGAGTTTAGAGTTCAGTCACTTATACTTTGTCCTACAAGAGAGTTAGCTGATCAAGTTGCAAAAGAGCTTAGACTTTTAGCTCGTGGAACTCATAATGTTAAAATATTGACTCTTTGTGGAGGAGCTGCTTTTGGTCCACAACTAGGCTCACTTCGTCATGGTGCACATATCATAGTTGGAACTCCAGGGAGAATCTTAAAGCATCTGAAAAAAGAAATTCTTAGCTTAGAGCATCTAGAGATGCTAGTTCTTGATGAAGCAGATAGAATGTTAGATATGGGTTTTAAAGAGGAGATAGATGAGGTTTTGAGTTTTTGTAAAAAGAGAAAACAAACGCTACTTTTTTCAGCGACATACGCAGATGATGTTATACAAGTTAGTAAAAATCTTCAGCATGAAGCAGTAAGTATTAAAACTATTTCGACAGAAAAACAAAACAATATACAAGAGAGATTTTATGAAAGCTCACAGCATCAAAAGTTAGAGATACTTATAGATATATTTAGTAATTTTAAACCTGAAAATGTTATTGTCTTTACAAACACCAAAATCCAAGCAAAAGAATTAGCTCAAAGTCTGCAAAAGAAAAAGATAGATGCTCTTGCTATTCATGGTGAACTAGAACAGTACGAGAGAAATGATGTTCTTGTTCAGTTTGCAAATAAAAGTTGTCCTATTTTAGTGGCAACAGATGTAGCGGCAAGAGGTTTAGATATAAAAGAGCTTTCAATGGTTGTAAACTATGATTTACCTCATTTAAGTGAAACTTATACACATCGCATCGGAAGAACAGGCAGAGCAGGTAAAGATGGTTTGGCTTTTACTCTTTTTTGCTCTCATGAGATAGAAAATATTGATGAGTATAAAAATGAAACAAGACTTTTTGAAGACGCGTCGAGTTTAAAAAAGGTAAATGGTTTTGAGATGAAACCAAAGTATATTACGCTTGTAATAGAAGGTGGTAAAAAAGATAAGGTTCGTGCGGGAGATATCTTAGGAGCCTTAACGGGAGATGCTGGACTTCAAGGTAGTAGTATCGGAAAGATAGATATTTACGATAGACAAAGTTATGTAGCGATTGAGAGTAAACTTATAGATGAAGCACATAAAAAACTAAACACGGGCAAAATAAAAAATAAAAATTTTTCTGTTTGGGCATTATAA
- a CDS encoding YwbE family protein — MNGTKRANIKHGKSVAIVLKQDQSSGLLTDGIVRDILTSSPSHPHGIKVRLMSGEVGRVKEIY, encoded by the coding sequence ATGAACGGCACAAAAAGAGCAAATATAAAACATGGAAAAAGTGTGGCAATAGTTTTAAAACAAGACCAATCAAGTGGACTTTTAACAGATGGTATAGTTAGAGATATTTTAACTTCGTCACCATCTCACCCTCATGGCATTAAGGTGCGTCTTATGAGTGGTGAAGTTGGTAGAGTAAAGGAGATATATTGA
- a CDS encoding EAL domain-containing protein codes for MNDELFFAPEDDSCQVEEKEKYKILIVDDDDEVHAFTKLALKDFFYKGKALDLISAYNQEEARVALFRSEDIAVILLDVVMETNTTGLDIAKYIREDLQNDMCRIIIRTGQPGEAPERFVIDNYDINDYKEKTELTADKLYTTIRTALVQYNQLIDLLNKKDEIYKLLTTDKLTSLPNRVKLNYDLDSDAYQTLMLIDIDRFSLLNDAYGFEIGDKVLIHVKDILKKLLKKDMTLYRLDADVFAILLSDSKTEYLSDEVDALKAILDNSPLEIGTLSLYINVSIGIVHYELGNIIQKAGIALRQARKISRNRVEYYTDASEFTKIIEYNNLWTARIVEALVNDKILAYFQPIIECSSNTITKYETLVRLEYDGEIYSPFYFLDTARQAGYLHKITCRVFQKACQKFQNNDLMFSVNITDHDLTESGFISFIVQTAKEYKIQSSRIVFEILEEVSMNENKLATENLARLAELGFNLSIDDFGTQCSNFAQLGSHKYESIKIDGKFIKDINENKNSKIITESILFFTNKIGFKTVAEYVHSKEVYETIKELGVDYAQGFYFGEPKADLIELTKELK; via the coding sequence ATGAATGATGAATTATTCTTTGCCCCTGAAGATGATAGTTGTCAGGTTGAGGAAAAAGAAAAATATAAAATTTTAATTGTTGATGATGATGATGAGGTACATGCTTTTACTAAACTTGCACTTAAAGATTTTTTCTATAAGGGGAAAGCTTTAGACTTGATTAGTGCTTACAATCAAGAAGAAGCTAGAGTGGCTTTGTTTCGAAGTGAAGATATAGCTGTAATACTTTTAGATGTAGTTATGGAAACAAACACTACTGGGCTTGATATCGCGAAGTATATACGAGAAGACTTACAAAATGATATGTGTCGTATTATCATAAGAACAGGACAGCCAGGAGAAGCACCTGAGCGTTTTGTGATAGACAACTATGATATAAATGATTATAAAGAAAAAACAGAATTAACAGCAGATAAGTTATATACAACAATCAGAACAGCTTTGGTTCAGTACAATCAACTCATAGACCTACTAAATAAAAAAGATGAAATATATAAGCTTCTTACAACCGATAAGCTAACATCACTTCCAAATCGTGTAAAGTTAAACTATGACCTTGATTCAGATGCTTATCAAACTTTGATGCTTATTGATATAGATAGATTTTCACTTCTAAATGATGCTTATGGTTTTGAGATAGGTGATAAAGTTTTAATCCATGTTAAAGATATATTAAAAAAACTTTTAAAAAAAGATATGACACTTTATAGGCTAGATGCTGATGTGTTTGCCATCTTGTTAAGTGATAGTAAAACAGAGTATCTCTCAGATGAGGTAGATGCGCTAAAAGCAATTTTAGATAATTCACCATTGGAAATAGGTACGCTTTCTTTGTATATAAATGTTAGTATAGGGATAGTTCATTATGAACTTGGAAACATAATCCAAAAAGCTGGAATTGCTCTCAGACAAGCAAGAAAAATTTCACGAAATAGAGTTGAGTACTATACAGATGCCTCAGAGTTTACGAAAATTATAGAGTATAACAATCTTTGGACAGCGAGGATAGTAGAAGCTTTAGTAAATGACAAGATTTTAGCTTATTTTCAGCCAATAATAGAGTGCTCAAGTAACACAATTACAAAGTATGAAACTTTAGTAAGGTTAGAGTACGATGGAGAGATTTATTCTCCTTTTTATTTCTTAGATACAGCAAGACAAGCGGGTTATTTACATAAGATAACTTGTAGAGTTTTCCAAAAAGCTTGTCAAAAATTTCAAAATAATGACCTGATGTTTTCAGTAAATATAACGGACCATGACTTAACTGAGAGTGGTTTTATAAGCTTTATAGTTCAAACAGCAAAAGAGTATAAAATACAAAGTTCTAGAATTGTTTTTGAGATTTTAGAAGAGGTAAGCATGAATGAAAACAAGCTTGCAACTGAAAATTTAGCAAGACTTGCAGAACTAGGATTCAACCTAAGTATAGATGACTTTGGGACGCAATGCTCAAACTTCGCGCAATTAGGCAGTCATAAATATGAAAGCATAAAGATAGATGGAAAGTTTATAAAAGATATAAATGAAAACAAAAATTCTAAAATTATTACAGAGTCTATTTTATTTTTTACGAATAAAATTGGCTTTAAAACAGTCGCTGAGTATGTTCACTCTAAAGAAGTTTATGAAACCATAAAAGAGTTGGGTGTTGATTATGCCCAAGGTTTTTACTTTGGTGAACCAAAAGCAGACCTCATAGAGTTGACAAAAGAGTTAAAATGA
- a CDS encoding ATP-binding protein, with product MLLFNNLSFKNQFYLAFASLISIVIFSAFSYNIVASYNSKVDSFIQESELQASLIADSSVAPLMFMDRDGLEAILSKLDRYESILQVKIFELDGSFFGEYNKNIKIQKVDIKNQNDQYFLDGTNKSSAFDSTSFIIKQKIMLNDEEHGLMYMQKSTISLNSFIMNSIINTMIFSFFLFLLMLLFIYAISKKLITPLVTLSERLGEVSLSQDYSQRLKYDSKNEIGKLYDAFNNLFHSIEIHQDSRNEALAQAKNYQEHLESLTAQLEHRVQDRTQELQDSLDTLKKAQWQLVESEKMAALGSLVSGVAHEVNTPLGNAVIGSTIIKRESEKLLKSMKDETLKKSQFEESLEFIDETSRLLYKSINTAANLIKSFKRISVDQSIEIKREFDLVEYIDEIFKTFHNKLKHIPIHIEVIAPKELYINSYPGDFAQLLNNFIQNSIFHAFDSKENDAKITIEISLEKNNSLLFIYRDNGAGMSEEIRVKAFEPFVTTKRNSGGTGLGLNIAYNIVTQKLYGIIKLESKKNEGTSFKMSIPLDEKASK from the coding sequence ATGTTACTCTTTAATAATCTTTCATTTAAAAACCAGTTTTATCTAGCTTTTGCAAGTTTAATCTCTATCGTTATTTTTTCAGCTTTTTCATATAACATAGTAGCTTCTTACAACTCTAAGGTTGATTCTTTTATACAAGAAAGTGAGCTTCAAGCCAGTCTGATAGCAGATAGCTCAGTTGCTCCGTTGATGTTTATGGACAGAGATGGTTTAGAAGCGATACTTTCTAAACTTGATAGGTATGAGAGTATTTTACAAGTGAAAATATTTGAACTTGATGGCTCATTTTTTGGAGAGTACAATAAAAACATAAAAATACAAAAAGTAGATATTAAAAATCAAAATGATCAATATTTCTTAGATGGTACAAATAAAAGTAGTGCATTTGACTCCACCTCATTTATCATAAAGCAAAAAATAATGTTAAATGATGAAGAACATGGTCTTATGTATATGCAAAAATCAACAATAAGTTTAAATAGTTTTATTATGAATTCTATTATAAATACTATGATATTTTCTTTCTTTTTATTTTTGTTAATGTTATTGTTTATTTACGCAATTTCAAAAAAATTAATTACACCCTTAGTGACTTTATCCGAGAGATTAGGTGAAGTTTCTTTATCACAAGATTATAGCCAAAGACTAAAGTATGACTCAAAAAATGAGATAGGTAAACTTTATGATGCCTTTAATAATCTTTTTCATTCAATAGAGATACATCAAGATTCAAGAAATGAAGCTTTGGCACAAGCAAAAAATTATCAAGAGCATCTAGAGAGTTTAACTGCCCAACTTGAACATCGTGTGCAAGATAGAACACAAGAACTTCAAGACTCACTAGATACTCTAAAAAAAGCACAATGGCAACTTGTAGAATCAGAAAAAATGGCAGCACTCGGTTCACTTGTAAGTGGAGTGGCACATGAGGTAAATACACCTCTTGGAAATGCCGTAATAGGAAGCACAATTATAAAAAGAGAGAGTGAAAAACTACTTAAAAGCATGAAAGATGAAACTCTTAAAAAATCACAATTTGAAGAATCTTTGGAGTTTATAGATGAAACATCAAGACTTCTTTATAAGAGTATCAACACAGCAGCAAACCTCATTAAAAGTTTTAAAAGAATTTCTGTGGATCAAAGTATTGAGATAAAACGAGAATTTGATTTAGTCGAGTATATAGATGAAATCTTTAAAACATTTCACAATAAACTAAAACATATCCCTATTCATATAGAAGTTATAGCACCGAAAGAACTTTATATAAACTCCTATCCAGGGGATTTTGCTCAACTTTTAAATAATTTTATTCAAAACTCTATTTTTCATGCTTTTGACTCCAAAGAAAATGATGCAAAAATTACCATAGAAATAAGTTTAGAAAAAAACAATTCTCTTTTATTTATATACAGAGATAATGGTGCTGGTATGAGTGAAGAGATACGAGTTAAAGCCTTTGAGCCTTTTGTAACAACAAAAAGAAACTCTGGTGGCACGGGGTTGGGTTTAAACATAGCGTATAATATTGTAACTCAAAAGCTATACGGTATAATAAAACTAGAGTCAAAAAAAAATGAAGGTACTAGTTTTAAAATGAGCATACCTTTAGATGAAAAGGCTAGTAAATGA
- a CDS encoding YfiR family protein, whose translation MKILTLLSTLFIFNTATFASEKEDVLKAIMLNKISQFISYEENQKEFVICIYNDEDMADTFNELYKVRKYKKLPIKVINITSIKNLSECDIFYAKEPSKQDLKVISSLKQPYTLLVTDEPKFLEKGFMLSLFVRDSKISFSINQQALLDANLKVNYRLLKVASKVINPVEH comes from the coding sequence ATGAAAATTTTAACTCTTTTGTCAACTCTTTTTATTTTCAATACAGCTACTTTTGCAAGTGAAAAAGAAGATGTTTTAAAAGCGATAATGCTAAATAAAATAAGTCAATTTATAAGTTATGAAGAAAATCAAAAAGAGTTTGTTATTTGTATCTATAATGATGAGGATATGGCAGATACATTTAACGAGTTATATAAGGTAAGAAAATATAAAAAACTACCTATAAAAGTTATAAATATAACATCAATAAAAAATCTTTCAGAGTGTGATATATTTTACGCAAAAGAACCATCCAAGCAAGATTTAAAAGTTATCTCTTCTTTAAAACAACCATACACTCTTTTAGTTACAGATGAGCCAAAGTTTTTAGAAAAAGGTTTTATGCTATCGCTTTTTGTCCGTGATAGTAAAATCAGCTTTTCTATAAATCAACAAGCACTCTTAGATGCAAACTTAAAAGTAAATTATAGACTTTTAAAAGTAGCATCTAAGGTTATAAACCCAGTAGAGCATTGA
- a CDS encoding CHAT domain-containing protein, protein MFKYISLTLLIFLLSGYGGSVAIPQNKIIKPTKVDNIQTFLKIYPKDSVEIQNISKAKLSFPKVGELNSYEITVTPNLEIAYNNYLGGDGQKALKALDTIVQTSKDNKMLWQASMLKMKVLMMMGLGYDAINEAKTCQKYEKLSFNSNLNCIALRGESFVWAGDYKNAKIDLESVLLSIGNWELPTSYMSPPSNMSELVATTTAQLRSYTALAAMYTLKEDYERAYYFANEADKRYNALRFVSNHWLYGQFVKLHLDTYYGDATNLTMLASAQLALDLNKEADENFAKAIAFFDKIRYTKGKATVLALKARVFNRTGQYDKCNEAGKIALNYSLKNGFLDFVWRIEMLRGETFEKLGRPNEAEAAYIRAANTVNSLSSSLASDSSKRKFGFNKDDIVLALIRYDIKKQDYEKLFVDAEESRARAFVDILASRTLNEQNPILKEIYKLDKEINRLIILNTAVGVDNTKGVKKLQTLMQEKEKKKKELKVNNAKLSSVVSVWSSSLKQTQKSLGENSLIYFLPVTKGEKITYLSISNSSYSFEHLDITYEELGDNLKELSDLLGIDSSKTRGLQKLLTKSSIKKPNSIDTLIKKLTLNFTFKTKSKNIFIVANKDTNFIPWGMLDIEFTPLLLPTASWINLKDVKINSNKAVIIGNPNFGGDAVQLQGAQNEAIALAKVYNQKALLNADATKANMREAIGKGVNVLHFATHGLFVKNEPLKSVLLLSDGKKADALSADEIFSKPLKANLVVLSACESGLGSSASANDYLGLSRSFFLGGSKAVLSSLWAIDDEGTKEFMITFHSYAKDGNYAKGYKMARDSLKDKGYSPSIYGAFILQGMDK, encoded by the coding sequence ATGTTTAAATATATATCTCTAACTCTGTTAATATTTTTACTTAGTGGTTATGGGGGAAGTGTGGCTATTCCACAAAATAAAATAATTAAACCAACTAAAGTTGATAACATTCAAACTTTTTTAAAGATATATCCTAAAGATAGTGTTGAGATACAAAATATCTCAAAAGCAAAGCTATCATTTCCTAAAGTAGGTGAATTAAACTCCTATGAAATAACTGTAACTCCAAATTTAGAAATCGCATACAACAACTATCTTGGTGGAGATGGACAAAAAGCACTAAAAGCGCTTGACACAATCGTACAAACTTCTAAAGACAACAAAATGTTGTGGCAAGCATCTATGCTAAAGATGAAAGTTTTAATGATGATGGGACTTGGATATGACGCTATAAATGAAGCTAAAACTTGTCAAAAATATGAAAAACTAAGCTTTAACTCAAATCTAAACTGTATCGCTTTGAGAGGTGAGAGTTTCGTTTGGGCGGGGGATTATAAAAATGCTAAAATAGATTTAGAGTCTGTACTTCTAAGCATAGGTAATTGGGAACTCCCAACCTCATATATGTCGCCACCATCAAACATGAGTGAACTTGTAGCAACAACTACTGCTCAACTTCGCTCATACACCGCACTAGCAGCGATGTACACTCTTAAAGAAGATTATGAAAGAGCTTATTACTTTGCAAATGAAGCAGACAAAAGGTACAACGCACTTCGCTTTGTTTCAAACCACTGGTTATATGGACAATTTGTAAAACTTCATCTTGATACTTACTATGGGGATGCAACTAACCTTACAATGTTAGCATCTGCTCAGCTTGCCCTTGACTTAAATAAAGAAGCGGACGAGAACTTTGCAAAAGCCATAGCATTTTTTGACAAAATACGCTACACAAAAGGAAAAGCAACTGTTTTAGCACTAAAAGCAAGAGTATTTAATCGCACAGGACAATATGACAAATGTAACGAAGCTGGAAAAATTGCACTAAATTATTCACTAAAAAATGGCTTCTTAGACTTTGTTTGGCGCATCGAGATGCTTCGTGGAGAAACTTTTGAAAAACTAGGTCGTCCAAATGAAGCTGAAGCAGCCTACATTAGAGCAGCAAACACAGTAAACTCACTTAGTTCATCTTTAGCAAGTGATAGCTCAAAAAGAAAATTTGGTTTTAACAAAGATGATATTGTTCTTGCTTTGATTCGTTATGACATCAAAAAACAAGATTATGAGAAGTTATTTGTAGATGCTGAAGAGAGTCGAGCTAGAGCTTTTGTAGATATTCTCGCTTCAAGAACACTAAATGAACAAAATCCTATTTTAAAAGAGATATACAAACTTGATAAAGAGATAAATAGACTAATTATTTTAAACACAGCAGTTGGAGTTGATAATACAAAAGGTGTTAAAAAACTACAAACTCTTATGCAAGAAAAAGAAAAAAAGAAAAAAGAACTAAAAGTAAATAATGCAAAACTCTCAAGTGTTGTATCGGTTTGGTCAAGTTCACTAAAACAAACTCAGAAAAGTCTTGGTGAAAACTCTCTTATATATTTTCTTCCTGTTACTAAGGGTGAGAAAATCACCTATTTATCTATATCAAACTCCTCTTATTCTTTTGAGCATCTAGATATTACATATGAAGAACTTGGAGATAATCTTAAAGAATTGTCTGATTTGCTTGGTATTGATTCTAGTAAAACAAGAGGTCTTCAAAAACTTCTCACAAAAAGCTCTATCAAAAAACCAAACTCCATAGATACTTTGATAAAGAAACTAACTCTAAACTTTACTTTTAAAACTAAAAGTAAAAATATTTTTATCGTAGCAAACAAAGATACAAACTTCATTCCATGGGGAATGCTAGACATTGAATTTACTCCACTACTCTTGCCAACAGCCTCATGGATAAACCTAAAAGATGTAAAAATTAACTCAAACAAAGCTGTAATTATCGGAAATCCTAACTTTGGTGGTGATGCTGTGCAACTTCAAGGTGCGCAAAATGAAGCGATAGCTTTAGCAAAAGTTTACAATCAAAAAGCTCTGTTAAATGCAGATGCTACTAAGGCAAATATGAGAGAGGCTATTGGCAAAGGAGTAAATGTTCTTCACTTTGCAACGCATGGCCTATTTGTAAAAAACGAGCCTCTTAAATCGGTATTACTTTTAAGTGATGGAAAAAAAGCAGATGCTCTTAGTGCAGATGAAATCTTCTCTAAACCTCTAAAAGCAAATTTAGTAGTCCTCTCAGCGTGTGAAAGTGGTCTTGGAAGTAGTGCAAGTGCAAATGATTACTTAGGACTAAGTAGAAGCTTTTTTCTTGGAGGAAGCAAGGCTGTTTTATCTTCTTTATGGGCTATCGATGATGAAGGAACAAAAGAGTTTATGATAACTTTTCACTCATACGCTAAAGATGGAAACTATGCAAAGGGTTATAAAATGGCAAGAGATAGTTTAAAAGACAAAGGTTACTCTCCTTCTATATATGGAGCATTTATACTTCAAGGAATGGATAAATAA
- a CDS encoding EAL and HDOD domain-containing protein, producing the protein MKSVYIGRQPILDSSGKISAYEILYRDGSKESNFSDNRFASASVISSILNKFGTNSLLGNHSAFIKIDAKFLLHDIIFDIPKEFFIFSIFESIELSERVVERVEQLHEKGYKLALNDISLDATKMKKFAPIFKELSYIKINFNEELDKDIEVMIRELKTHSIQVIGSKIETNERYKVAENVGCEMFQGYYFAKPNIIKNAKFEPSQANVLRLYNLLINDTNIDEITREFEKNYEITVQLLRYMNSAMFHFKKRISTIHHVLTLMGRQPLAKWLMLMIYSKSVSRDAKHSPLMLMVKSRTELMENILIAVKPEVRSNMLGEAYFIGVLSLLDTLFGVELERILNEIYVSQDVKDVLLGFNEGILNDVFTLVMDIEEFDVLALDKFSLKYKLEPTVIKKVIIKSIQNVNEFEKEML; encoded by the coding sequence ATGAAAAGTGTTTACATAGGTCGCCAACCAATTTTAGATAGCTCAGGTAAGATTAGTGCTTATGAAATTTTATATAGAGATGGCTCAAAAGAGAGTAATTTTAGTGATAATCGTTTTGCATCTGCTTCTGTTATCAGTAGTATTTTAAATAAATTTGGTACGAATTCTCTGCTTGGAAATCATAGTGCTTTTATAAAAATAGATGCAAAATTTCTTCTTCATGATATTATTTTTGATATTCCAAAAGAGTTTTTTATATTTTCAATTTTTGAAAGTATCGAACTAAGCGAGAGGGTTGTTGAGAGAGTAGAACAACTTCATGAAAAAGGTTACAAACTTGCTTTAAATGATATAAGTTTAGATGCAACAAAAATGAAAAAATTTGCACCAATATTTAAAGAATTATCATATATTAAAATCAATTTTAATGAAGAACTTGATAAAGATATAGAAGTTATGATAAGAGAGCTAAAAACACATAGCATACAAGTAATAGGTTCTAAAATAGAGACTAATGAACGATATAAAGTGGCTGAAAATGTAGGCTGCGAGATGTTTCAGGGTTACTATTTTGCAAAGCCAAATATTATAAAAAATGCAAAATTTGAGCCTTCTCAAGCTAATGTTTTAAGACTTTATAATCTTCTTATAAATGATACAAATATAGATGAAATAACAAGAGAATTTGAAAAGAACTATGAGATAACAGTTCAGCTTCTACGCTATATGAACTCTGCAATGTTTCATTTTAAAAAGCGTATCTCTACTATACATCATGTTCTTACTCTTATGGGAAGACAACCTCTAGCTAAATGGCTAATGCTTATGATTTACTCAAAATCAGTAAGTAGAGATGCTAAACATTCGCCGTTGATGTTAATGGTAAAAAGTAGAACAGAGTTGATGGAAAACATCTTAATAGCTGTAAAACCTGAAGTTAGAAGTAATATGTTAGGTGAAGCATATTTTATAGGAGTTTTATCTCTTTTGGATACTCTTTTTGGTGTTGAATTAGAGAGGATTTTAAATGAGATTTATGTAAGTCAAGATGTTAAAGATGTGTTACTTGGCTTTAATGAAGGTATTTTAAATGATGTATTTACTTTGGTTATGGATATAGAAGAGTTTGATGTGTTGGCTTTAGATAAATTTTCTTTAAAGTATAAGTTGGAACCAACAGTGATAAAAAAAGTTATCATTAAAAGCATACAAAATGTTAATGAATTTGAAAAAGAGATGTTATAA